Genomic DNA from Desulfurivibrio alkaliphilus AHT 2:
CTCCTGGTGCAACTTCTGCCCGATGGGCTCAATGCAGGGGGTGGTAGCGCCCAAAGTCAACCTGCTCAAGGTTGGGGAAGATTGCAAGCAGTGCGGCCTCTGCCGCCAGGCCTGCCCCATCCAGACCTACCCGGGGGCCTACAAAGAACAGGGTTATGTGCCCAGCCTGGAGTGCATGCGCTGCGAAAACTGCGTGGTCAATTGCCCCAAGAAGGCCCTGTCGCTTTAGACTCGGTTATCCAGGGCATTTCGGACCGCCAGGACTACATCGACGGTGGCAAAAGGTTTCTGAATAAAGGGAAACCCGGCAAAGTCCATCTTCTTCTGCTTCATAATTGTCTCGTTGTAGCCCGACATGAACAGCACCTTGAGGTTGGAGCGTTTAGCTGCCAGTTGCTGGTAAAGATCCATGCCGTTGCCGCCAGGCATGATCACATCGGTGAATAACAGGTCGATCTCCGGTTCGGCGGTAAACAGCTCTTCCGCTTCGGCCGGGTCTCGGGCCGTTATAATCTTGTAGCCCAGGGTTGCCAGGGTGCGATTGAGGATGTCGCGCACCGCCGCTTCATCCTCCACCAGCAAAATAGTTTCCCGGCCTTCGGGCAGATCCGGAAATACCCGGGTGGTCAGGGCGTGGTCAGGTTCCGTTGTCTGTGGCAGGAAGATTTTGAACACGGTCCCGCCGCCGATCTCGCTGTATACCCAGATACTGCCTTGGTGTTGCTGGATAATGCCGTACACGGTGGCCAGGCCCAACCCGGTCCCGGCTCCCACTTCTTTGGTGGTGAAGAACGGCTCGAAAATGTGTTCCTGGGTCTCAGGGTCCATGCCGCTGCCGGTATCGGAAACGGTCAGCATTACGTGAGGGCCGGGCGTCATCCCGGGATGACGGGCCGCCTGCTCCGCATCCAATTCGACGTTGCCGGTGGTTATGACAATGGTGCCGCCGGTGGGCATGGCATCCCGGGCGTTGACCACCAGGTTTAGGATTACCTGCTCCAGTTGTCCCGGGTCACCGTTAACGTTGCCGAGATCAGGGCTGAGATTGAAGGTGACCTCGATATCCTCGCCGATGAGGCGGCCGAGGGTTTTCATCAGGTTCTCCACCAGCTCATTGAGTTTGAGCGGTTGCATCCTGGCCTCCTGCTCACGGCTGAAGGCCAGGAGTTGGCGGGTCAGGCCCGCCCCTCGCCGGCCCAGTTCCAGGATCCGACTGATATCATCCCTTAAGGCGGGGTCGCTGGTGTTGCCACGCAGAATTAATTCGCTGTAGCTGAGGATGCCGGTGAGAATATTGTTGAAGTCGTGGGCAATTCCTGCCGCCAGGGTCCCTACGGCCTCCATTTTTTTGGTTTGCTGGAGCTTGGCCTCGAATTCCTTTTGGACGGTGATATCCCTGGCTACATGCACCACGCCGCGGCAAACGCCGTCGTTGCCGATCAGGGGCGAGGCGGAAACCAAAAAGGTTTTACCCAGAGGGGAATGTTCGATCTCGCAAATGTGTTGCCGGTGGTCGGCCAAAGTTTGCGCCACCGGACAGCCTTCACAGGGCTCGCCCGCGTCCCGGTACAGTTCGTAACAGTGCCGGCCGACCAGTTGTTCCGCAGGTTGCCCCCAAAGCTCACCGGTTGCCCGGTTGGCCCGCACAATGCGCAGTTCGGGGTC
This window encodes:
- a CDS encoding ATP-binding protein → MVVTEDRKVASPKKSRVPPSGSALRRHVLLPLGLALLLSIVVTIFAGLHIHSLHVASEGKQRQWAIQTLLPTLLNKEVLQLHANLNGLASCPNFQQAWLTGDLHTLEARMAPIFDGLKSRHEFIDISLRQPDHTLFLHRQIPLWAHERSDSEVLAQAVQSGDPAHGLELDPTGILLLRLVHPLRLDGKTAGFIDLSVEIHGLTTTLQRSVGSDIWLVTAKEQLDRQDWLHLTGPGGVEEWGRLARLVVLSGSRKDIPPALRDFMALPREQRALKTFTSTEQGWPIQGGQVPLRDATGHEIGEIFFLDDTSGLIAELNRLRLFFLVITGSTAITVFTFLFFFLGRIQATLLKQKRSLLNEIDSRKNTETALRRLQEDLERQVAERTQALGDTNQALQREVAERQQTGEELRRAKEEWEETFNAMADTVTILDPELRIVRANRATGELWGQPAEQLVGRHCYELYRDAGEPCEGCPVAQTLADHRQHICEIEHSPLGKTFLVSASPLIGNDGVCRGVVHVARDITVQKEFEAKLQQTKKMEAVGTLAAGIAHDFNNILTGILSYSELILRGNTSDPALRDDISRILELGRRGAGLTRQLLAFSREQEARMQPLKLNELVENLMKTLGRLIGEDIEVTFNLSPDLGNVNGDPGQLEQVILNLVVNARDAMPTGGTIVITTGNVELDAEQAARHPGMTPGPHVMLTVSDTGSGMDPETQEHIFEPFFTTKEVGAGTGLGLATVYGIIQQHQGSIWVYSEIGGGTVFKIFLPQTTEPDHALTTRVFPDLPEGRETILLVEDEAAVRDILNRTLATLGYKIITARDPAEAEELFTAEPEIDLLFTDVIMPGGNGMDLYQQLAAKRSNLKVLFMSGYNETIMKQKKMDFAGFPFIQKPFATVDVVLAVRNALDNRV